A region from the Silene latifolia isolate original U9 population chromosome 7, ASM4854445v1, whole genome shotgun sequence genome encodes:
- the LOC141591529 gene encoding cytosolic Fe-S cluster assembly factor NBP35 encodes MENAVPSEIPENANEHCPGPQSENAGKDDSCQGCPNQEICATAPKGPDPDLVPIAERMATVKHKILVLSGKGGVGKSTFSAQLSFALAAKDHQVGLLDIDICGPSIPKMLGLEGQDIHQSNLGWSPVYVESNLGVMSIGFMLPDPDEAVIWRGPRKNGLIKQFLKEVYWGELDFLVVDAPPGTSDEHISIVQCLQETGIDGAIIVTTPQQVSLIDVRKEVNFCKKVGIKVLGVVENMSGLRQPLSDLRFLNVSETGEDKDVTEWALQCIKEKAPELLNLITHSEVFDSSGGGAMKMCQEMGIPFLGKVPLDPQLCKAAEEGRSCFDDKKCTVSAPALKTVIEKLFPGRATENGV; translated from the exons ATGGAGAACGCTGTTCCTAGTGAAATTCCTGAGAATGCAAACGAAC ACTGCCCAGGGCCTCAATCTGAAAATGCTGGAAAAGATGATTCTTGCCAAGGATGCCCAAATCAAGAAATTTGTGCTACCGCCCCCAAAGGCCCTGATCCAG ACTTAGTTCCAATTGCGGAGAGGATGGCAACAGTGAAGCACAAGATACTGGTTCTGTCTGGTAAGGGTGGGGTTGGCAAAAGCACATTTTCTGCTCAACTGTCATTTGCATTAGCAGCTAAGGATCATCAAGTAGGTCTACTTGACATAGACATTTGTGGCCCTAGTATCCCAAAAATGCTAGGCCTAGAAGGCCAAGACATCCATCAGAGCAACCTGGGATGGTCTCCTGTGTACGTTGAGTCCAACCTTGGGGTTATGTCCATCGGTTTCATGCTTCCTGATCCAGATGAAGCAGTCATTTGGCGTGGCCCACGTAAGAACGGGCTAATCAAGCAGTTTCTGAAGGAAGTGTACTGGGGAGAACTTGACTTCCTCGTGGTCGATGCTCCCCCAGGCACCTCGGATGAGCACATCTCAATAGTCCAATGCCTTCAAGAAACTGGCATTGACGGTGCAATTATAGTCACAACTCCACAACAAGTCTCGTTAATTGATGTGCGGAAAGAAGTCAATTTTTGCAAAAAGGTCGGTATAAAAGTCCTTGGGGTTGTCGAGAACATGAGTGGTTTGCGCCAACCATTGTCCGACCTTAGGTTCTTGAATGTATCAGAAACCGGTGAAGACAAAGATGTCACAGAATGGGCTCTGCAGTGTATTAAAGAGAAAGCACCGGAGTTGCTAAATTTGATAACTCACAGTGAAGTCTTTGACAGTAGTGGTGGTGGTGCCATGAAAATGTGTCAGGAGATGGGGATTCCTTTTCTCGGGAAAGTGCCGCTCGATCCTCAACTTTGCAAGGCGGCTGAGGAAGGTCGATCTTGCTTCGACGATAAAAAATGCACAGTGAGCGCCCCTGCCCTGAAGACCGTCATTGAGAAACTATTCCCTGGGAGAGCAACAGAAAATGGCGTGTAA